In the genome of Mycoplasmopsis pulmonis, one region contains:
- a CDS encoding MAG0480 family ComEC-like protein yields the protein MKRNWFNKWHRSYYLKYFEKKYSTLNTNFYLFFPILFFLFFNYSKIFLVIITILFFVFSLKKIKKLIYFSISLSICFFSIGINRLYLNKTNLQVEANYAISQKYKNGYVIQNNFQRILLITNKDLDQNFIYKIKGKQEKLDNSNYANFLKSNFVFSTIKTKEITKTFSNKSFRNKIKNYFENSPSYYQKYVPLILLNHKSQINQKEYKSIENLGIVHLVVISGFHINLIFWLLNFAFNKVKIKPFYSNFFSIFLISSLVILLGISMPIYRVLFFYYFKFFYESFIYKKGKVKISKIQILLISLVAIFTINPNVIFSLSTIFTYSITFVILWSSKFKFKNKILKALFISFLAYATSALILIIFQNKIYPFAFFYSIIFSPIISFVFIVSVLFFWLKNFIDFIYLIFDKLIQSLNTFSLVWELKF from the coding sequence TTGAAAAGAAATTGATTCAATAAATGGCATAGGTCCTATTACCTTAAATATTTTGAAAAAAAATATTCAACTTTAAATACAAACTTTTACTTATTTTTTCCAATTTTATTTTTTTTATTTTTTAACTACTCTAAAATTTTCTTAGTAATTATTACAATTTTATTTTTTGTTTTTTCTTTAAAGAAAATCAAAAAATTAATTTACTTTTCAATATCTCTAAGTATTTGCTTTTTTTCAATTGGAATAAATCGTCTTTATTTAAACAAAACTAATTTGCAAGTAGAGGCAAACTATGCTATTTCACAAAAATATAAAAATGGCTATGTTATTCAAAATAATTTTCAAAGAATTCTTTTAATAACTAATAAAGATTTAGATCAAAATTTTATATACAAAATAAAAGGAAAACAAGAAAAATTAGATAATTCAAATTATGCTAATTTTTTAAAATCTAATTTCGTTTTTTCAACAATTAAAACCAAAGAAATTACTAAAACTTTTTCAAACAAAAGTTTCAGAAATAAAATCAAAAACTACTTTGAAAACTCTCCTAGTTATTATCAAAAATATGTTCCTCTTATTTTACTTAATCATAAAAGTCAAATAAATCAAAAAGAATATAAATCCATTGAAAATCTTGGAATAGTTCATCTTGTAGTAATTTCTGGTTTTCACATAAATTTAATTTTTTGACTTTTAAATTTTGCTTTTAACAAAGTTAAAATAAAACCTTTTTATTCCAACTTTTTTAGCATCTTTTTGATTTCATCTTTGGTAATTTTACTTGGAATTTCAATGCCAATATATCGGGTTTTATTTTTCTATTATTTCAAGTTTTTTTATGAGAGTTTTATTTATAAAAAGGGCAAAGTAAAAATATCGAAAATTCAAATTTTGCTCATTTCACTAGTTGCAATTTTTACTATAAATCCAAATGTTATTTTTTCACTTTCAACTATATTTACATATAGCATAACTTTTGTTATTTTATGATCAAGCAAATTCAAATTTAAAAATAAAATTTTAAAAGCTTTATTTATCTCATTTTTAGCTTATGCAACTTCTGCTTTAATTTTGATAATTTTTCAAAACAAAATTTATCCTTTTGCATTTTTTTATTCAATAATTTTTAGCCCAATTATTTCATTTGTTTTTATTGTTAGTGTGTTATTTTTTTGACTTAAAAATTTCATAGATTTTATCTATTTAATTTTTGATAAGTTGATTCAAAGTCTAAATACTTTTTCACTTGTGTGAGAATTAAAATTTTAA
- a CDS encoding MAG0490 family ComEA-like DNA-binding protein — translation MSLKRLKKILSKLKDEIMIKSKWKKLLLVSALVVVLASFFIYSFSVNNSKTTIEKSDKITITLKGAFKYPGIKLVKRQASLRTIFKEAGLMTNADLEGINLESSAIENKVYKIQLKSNVEKIRWDQITQELLKSWSIKSNIIEKLIKLKDTGAKVSWKEIDSINGIGPITLNILKKNIQL, via the coding sequence ATGAGTCTAAAAAGATTAAAAAAAATACTTTCTAAACTCAAAGATGAAATTATGATCAAATCCAAGTGAAAAAAACTTTTACTAGTCTCAGCTTTAGTTGTAGTTTTAGCTTCTTTTTTTATCTATAGTTTTTCAGTTAATAACTCAAAAACTACTATAGAAAAAAGTGACAAAATTACAATAACTCTAAAAGGAGCTTTTAAATATCCAGGAATTAAACTTGTTAAAAGACAAGCTAGTTTAAGAACTATTTTTAAAGAAGCTGGACTGATGACCAATGCTGATTTAGAAGGAATTAATCTAGAATCTAGTGCCATTGAAAATAAAGTTTATAAAATTCAGCTAAAAAGCAATGTTGAAAAAATTAGATGAGATCAAATAACTCAGGAGCTTTTAAAATCATGGTCAATAAAATCAAATATTATTGAAAAACTAATCAAACTTAAAGACACAGGAGCAAAAGTTTCTTGAAAAGAAATTGATTCAATAAATGGCATAGGTCCTATTACCTTAAATATTTTGAAAAAAAATATTCAACTTTAA
- a CDS encoding Nif3-like dinuclear metal center hexameric protein translates to MTLLLEEKYPIENCEPWDFCGFSYKVNFYNREDLTGIVVALDLTDHVLEKAIEEKANLIITHHPFIYNNNLEEEFANFPYKEKIYNKLVKLKISVYSLHTNFDADKQGTSYWVAKEFFPDEKPSPLGKYGALIKTKIELSELKAILRKKYSGPIMTNNKKASFSFNGVAFFAGSGDSPEINEHTTKNNILITSDTKWSDWIFLSQNKKTLVNISHQTEELFIKVIYFLLTKKFKKGVNVSTFYYKNLINSL, encoded by the coding sequence GTGACTTTGTTATTGGAAGAAAAATATCCAATCGAAAATTGTGAACCATGGGATTTTTGTGGTTTTTCTTATAAAGTAAACTTTTATAACAGAGAAGATTTAACAGGGATTGTAGTTGCCCTTGATCTAACAGATCATGTTTTAGAAAAAGCTATTGAAGAAAAAGCTAATTTAATAATTACACATCACCCTTTTATTTATAACAATAATCTAGAAGAAGAATTTGCTAATTTCCCTTACAAAGAAAAAATATATAACAAGCTTGTAAAACTAAAAATAAGTGTTTATTCACTTCATACAAACTTTGATGCAGACAAACAAGGAACTAGCTATTGAGTAGCAAAAGAATTTTTCCCAGATGAAAAACCCTCTCCACTTGGAAAATATGGAGCTCTTATAAAAACTAAAATAGAACTTAGTGAACTAAAGGCTATTTTAAGAAAAAAATATAGCGGTCCAATTATGACAAACAACAAAAAAGCTTCTTTTTCATTTAATGGAGTTGCCTTTTTTGCAGGTTCAGGAGATAGCCCTGAAATTAATGAACACACAACTAAAAACAACATTCTAATCACCTCTGATACTAAATGATCAGACTGGATTTTTCTAAGTCAAAACAAAAAAACTTTAGTCAACATCTCTCATCAAACTGAAGAGCTTTTTATTAAAGTTATTTACTTTTTATTAACTAAAAAATTCAAAAAAGGCGTAAACGTTTCAACTTTTTACTACAAAAACTTGATTAACTCATTGTAA
- the gpmI gene encoding 2,3-bisphosphoglycerate-independent phosphoglycerate mutase: MENKKNKKVILVVIDGLGLRKEKIGNAFELAKTPFFDKMFKEFPWSFIQASGKFVGLPEGQMGNSEVGHLNIGAGQIVYTGLSLINKDLEEKNFINNKAFLEVIEDVKKNNSTLHLMGLVSPGGVHSLEDHLFEIIDVAYQKGLKKVSVHVFGDGRDVAPRSIKSSFEKLEKITNKYNYDIASISGRFYSMDRDKIFERTEKAYEALLGNSNSKFDNWSEFLNKQYSQEISDEFFIPSINASKNVNFVKDGDSIIFFNFRPDRARQLTHLLIGSSLYDFKPKKPVKINKFCSMMKYEGIETLIAFEEMEIKNPIGKVAEKAGLKQLRLAETQKYAHVTYFMDGGVDIEYKNSKRIMVESQKVRSYADHPEMSAKGITDELIKNAKDFDLTILNYANPDMVGHTGVLTSTIKAVEILDYELSRLVDFAQKNNITVFITADHGNAEVTEDDKGNPQTKHTSNPVMLITSDKNLKLKDGKLANISPTILDYLDIEKHEDMNEESLIIK; this comes from the coding sequence ATGGAAAACAAAAAAAATAAAAAAGTTATCTTAGTTGTAATTGATGGACTAGGACTAAGAAAAGAAAAAATTGGTAATGCCTTTGAACTAGCTAAAACACCATTTTTTGACAAAATGTTCAAAGAATTTCCTTGAAGCTTTATTCAAGCTTCAGGAAAATTTGTAGGTCTTCCTGAAGGGCAAATGGGTAATTCAGAAGTAGGCCATTTAAACATTGGAGCTGGTCAAATAGTTTATACAGGGCTTTCTTTAATTAATAAAGATTTAGAGGAAAAAAATTTTATTAATAATAAGGCTTTTTTAGAAGTTATTGAAGATGTTAAAAAAAATAACTCAACTCTTCATTTAATGGGCCTTGTCTCTCCTGGAGGAGTTCATTCTTTAGAAGATCACTTATTTGAAATAATAGATGTAGCTTATCAAAAAGGACTAAAAAAAGTCTCAGTTCATGTCTTTGGAGATGGTAGAGATGTAGCTCCTCGATCAATTAAAAGCTCTTTTGAAAAACTTGAAAAAATAACCAACAAATATAACTATGATATTGCCAGTATTTCAGGAAGATTTTATTCAATGGACCGAGATAAAATCTTTGAAAGAACAGAAAAAGCCTATGAAGCTCTTCTAGGAAATTCTAATTCAAAATTTGATAACTGATCAGAGTTTTTAAACAAGCAATACTCTCAAGAAATTAGCGATGAATTTTTTATTCCATCAATTAATGCAAGCAAAAATGTTAACTTTGTTAAAGATGGAGATAGCATAATTTTCTTTAACTTCAGACCTGATAGAGCTCGTCAATTAACTCATTTATTAATTGGCTCTTCTTTATATGATTTTAAGCCAAAAAAACCAGTCAAAATTAACAAATTCTGTTCAATGATGAAATATGAAGGAATTGAAACTTTAATTGCCTTTGAAGAGATGGAAATTAAAAATCCAATTGGAAAAGTTGCTGAAAAAGCTGGTTTAAAACAGCTGAGACTAGCTGAGACTCAAAAATATGCTCATGTAACTTATTTTATGGATGGTGGAGTTGACATTGAATATAAAAACTCAAAAAGAATTATGGTTGAGTCTCAAAAAGTACGCTCTTATGCAGATCATCCTGAAATGTCGGCTAAAGGCATTACTGATGAGCTAATTAAAAATGCCAAAGACTTTGATCTAACTATTTTAAACTACGCAAACCCTGATATGGTAGGTCACACCGGAGTTTTAACTTCAACTATTAAAGCTGTTGAAATTCTTGACTATGAACTTTCAAGGTTAGTTGATTTTGCTCAAAAAAATAACATCACAGTTTTTATTACAGCCGATCATGGCAATGCTGAAGTTACAGAAGATGACAAAGGAAATCCTCAAACCAAACACACTTCAAATCCAGTAATGTTAATTACAAGTGATAAAAACCTAAAATTAAAAGATGGAAAACTAGCAAACATAAGCCCTACAATCCTAGATTATCTTGACATTGAAAAACATGAAGATATGAATGAAGAGTCTCTAATTATTAAATAA
- a CDS encoding dUTP diphosphatase — MFNIEKMLREQEKLDNLILKKCNILNFEAVQNKVALALLVEVSELANEVQSFKYWKLSKQIDLAKVKEEYSDGIHFLNSISFYYQLSNLIPFKVISPDINEQFRAVFISIAEFMKKPSKESILEVYSLYLGIAKLLNISNEEIEKSYFEKNLINQKRAKGSY; from the coding sequence ATGTTTAATATCGAAAAAATGCTGCGCGAGCAAGAAAAACTAGATAATCTCATTTTAAAAAAATGTAACATTTTAAATTTTGAAGCTGTTCAAAATAAAGTTGCTCTTGCACTTTTAGTTGAAGTTTCTGAACTAGCAAATGAAGTTCAATCATTTAAATATTGAAAACTTTCAAAACAAATTGACCTAGCTAAAGTCAAAGAAGAATACTCAGATGGAATTCATTTTTTAAATTCAATCTCCTTTTATTATCAGCTAAGCAATTTAATCCCTTTTAAAGTAATTTCGCCCGATATTAACGAGCAATTTAGAGCTGTTTTTATCTCAATAGCTGAGTTTATGAAAAAACCTTCAAAAGAGTCTATTTTAGAGGTTTACTCACTTTATTTAGGAATAGCTAAGTTGTTAAATATTTCAAATGAAGAAATTGAAAAATCTTATTTTGAAAAAAACTTAATTAATCAAAAAAGAGCTAAGGGATCATATTAA
- a CDS encoding alpha-amylase family protein: MKNSKYIFYQLKQDLFFSKSANFNGDYKGINLTLDYFKNLKVDFIIIENILEYYLKPQKQIKEVEDEIGSLKDFFDLSQNFRKNKIEFAMKINLLNIERIYNAFLEIKKNYENKNSSLNEPLKNVDKTDINKSNFFKTQTSNIENLWTLNNNSKKLSELISFFNEIGIKSFVLENFEFLFDEKEENALNDQTLEQLQKINRLIKANSLKNLVIWSSKLVDFKKHRKLINHSKNYYDFLIDDSINFLNIYNFYEIQLLKKFEPKTLYSKVKMMIQKPNIIFKINNGKTGRALSLWEKNKFSRDEFAKSLAILAFFNNNSKGIFFGDEIGLLNLKSDFIKEYKNAEFNENKRFLESKGINQKTFSNSYAQISDKNSSYPMIWTKNQLAKNNFSSYIDSLDHNNVNSQWEDSRSIFHFYKKLIMIFKDSFFLEFLAKTKLKVYRSSSKLLKYAFKNKDFEIQILVNLNNKNIALYNSKNIIVLLSSYEKDDYQDRVDFLSPYESLVVLKRKKNQNKDLEDFFTNLFFQNKY, encoded by the coding sequence ATGAAAAATTCAAAGTATATTTTTTATCAACTAAAACAAGATTTATTCTTTTCTAAAAGTGCAAATTTTAATGGTGATTACAAAGGTATTAACTTAACTCTTGACTATTTTAAAAACTTAAAAGTTGATTTTATTATTATTGAAAATATTCTTGAATATTATCTAAAACCTCAAAAACAAATAAAAGAAGTTGAAGATGAAATTGGAAGCTTAAAAGATTTTTTTGATCTAAGTCAAAATTTTAGAAAAAACAAAATTGAATTTGCAATGAAGATAAATCTTTTGAATATTGAAAGAATATACAATGCTTTTTTAGAGATTAAAAAAAATTATGAAAACAAAAATTCAAGTTTAAATGAACCTTTAAAAAATGTTGATAAAACAGATATTAATAAATCCAATTTTTTCAAAACTCAAACTAGTAATATTGAAAATCTATGAACTTTAAACAATAATTCAAAAAAGTTGAGTGAGCTAATAAGTTTTTTCAATGAAATTGGAATTAAATCATTTGTTTTAGAAAACTTTGAATTTTTATTTGATGAAAAAGAAGAAAATGCTTTAAATGATCAAACTTTAGAACAACTTCAAAAAATCAATAGACTAATCAAAGCTAATAGTTTAAAAAATCTAGTTATTTGATCTTCAAAATTAGTTGATTTTAAAAAACATAGAAAACTTATAAATCACAGTAAAAATTACTATGATTTTTTAATTGATGATTCTATTAACTTTTTGAATATTTATAATTTTTATGAAATTCAACTTCTAAAAAAATTTGAACCAAAAACACTTTATTCAAAAGTGAAAATGATGATCCAAAAACCTAACATTATTTTTAAAATAAATAATGGTAAAACTGGAAGAGCACTTTCACTTTGAGAAAAAAACAAATTTTCAAGAGATGAATTTGCAAAGTCTCTGGCAATTTTAGCTTTTTTCAATAACAATAGTAAGGGAATTTTTTTCGGTGATGAAATAGGACTTTTAAATTTAAAAAGTGATTTTATCAAAGAATATAAAAATGCTGAATTTAATGAAAACAAAAGATTTTTAGAATCAAAAGGTATTAACCAAAAAACTTTCTCAAATTCTTATGCACAAATAAGTGACAAAAACTCTAGTTATCCAATGATTTGAACTAAAAATCAGCTTGCAAAAAATAATTTTTCTAGCTATATTGACTCATTAGATCACAACAATGTTAATTCTCAATGAGAAGATTCGAGATCAATTTTTCATTTTTATAAAAAATTAATAATGATTTTTAAAGATTCTTTTTTTCTAGAGTTTTTAGCTAAAACAAAGCTAAAAGTTTATAGATCATCTTCAAAATTACTAAAATATGCTTTTAAAAACAAGGATTTTGAAATTCAAATTCTTGTTAATCTAAATAATAAAAATATAGCTCTTTATAATTCTAAAAATATCATAGTGCTTCTTAGTTCATATGAAAAAGATGACTATCAAGATAGAGTTGATTTTTTAAGCCCTTATGAGTCATTAGTTGTTTTAAAAAGAAAGAAAAATCAAAACAAAGATCTTGAAGATTTTTTCACTAATTTATTTTTCCAAAACAAATACTAA
- the rmuC gene encoding DNA recombination protein RmuC, giving the protein MEKAILVILIILLISVITFFITWLVLFFKKQNLKNPSIDEKLVEKEMQKIKILLLDEVKSQFEKFENSTLDNFNIATEKIKTELDENQPNSLKSTMTQKINDLNNQLWITQNETLNKISLEKTEELKNIREENNKSLNTLKEEVIKQIDLIKGTLDDELSKKLVQKIETSFEQAITTVQKLTENVNIIGALNKNILDMKAIFDNNKKFGTLGETLLEQILENYLPNANLVYSKQYKIKGETRVDFAIKVLNQRGNEVLLPIDSKFPATVFREYNENPSVENLKKLENSITERFKETKKYVVEDKTTTHAFLFFPSEAMYYFFITSPFRQKIMDKYKEVLPVSPSNVILYINHFNLFAKTHLIEKHLKEVKELFVSILKHHQSIQTKYENSKKQQKKSLESLEELGNEVKTINNQISDKANKIGFASEALKLESNSDQISIIKRDPITEEQ; this is encoded by the coding sequence ATGGAAAAGGCAATTTTAGTAATACTTATAATCTTATTAATTTCAGTTATTACATTTTTTATTACATGATTAGTTTTGTTTTTCAAAAAACAAAATCTTAAGAATCCATCAATTGATGAAAAACTTGTAGAAAAAGAAATGCAAAAAATTAAAATTTTACTTTTAGATGAAGTTAAAAGTCAATTTGAGAAATTTGAAAATTCAACTTTGGATAATTTTAATATTGCTACAGAAAAAATAAAAACTGAATTAGATGAAAATCAACCTAATTCTTTAAAAAGTACAATGACTCAAAAAATCAATGATTTAAATAATCAACTTTGAATCACCCAAAACGAAACTTTGAATAAAATTAGTCTCGAAAAAACAGAAGAGTTAAAAAATATAAGAGAAGAAAACAACAAATCTTTAAATACTCTTAAAGAAGAAGTTATTAAGCAAATTGATCTGATTAAAGGAACACTAGATGATGAACTTTCAAAAAAATTAGTTCAAAAAATTGAGACTTCCTTTGAACAAGCAATAACAACTGTCCAAAAACTCACAGAGAATGTTAATATTATTGGAGCACTTAATAAGAACATTCTAGACATGAAAGCAATTTTTGATAATAATAAAAAATTTGGGACTTTAGGTGAAACTTTACTAGAACAAATTTTAGAAAATTATTTACCAAATGCTAATTTGGTTTATTCTAAACAATATAAAATCAAAGGTGAAACTAGAGTTGATTTTGCTATCAAAGTCTTAAATCAAAGAGGAAATGAAGTTCTTTTACCAATTGACTCTAAATTTCCAGCAACAGTTTTTAGAGAATATAATGAAAATCCTAGTGTTGAGAACTTGAAAAAATTAGAAAATTCAATTACTGAGCGCTTTAAAGAAACTAAAAAATATGTTGTAGAAGATAAAACAACAACTCATGCCTTTTTGTTCTTCCCTAGTGAAGCTATGTATTATTTCTTTATCACAAGTCCTTTTCGTCAAAAAATTATGGACAAATATAAAGAAGTTCTTCCAGTTTCTCCATCTAATGTTATTTTATATATCAACCACTTTAATTTATTTGCCAAAACTCATTTAATTGAAAAACACCTAAAAGAAGTAAAAGAATTATTTGTAAGTATTTTAAAACATCATCAATCAATACAAACTAAATATGAAAATAGTAAAAAGCAACAAAAAAAATCATTAGAGTCTCTAGAAGAATTAGGCAATGAAGTTAAAACAATTAATAATCAAATTTCTGATAAAGCTAACAAAATAGGTTTTGCTAGTGAAGCTTTAAAACTTGAAAGTAATTCAGATCAAATCTCTATAATTAAAAGAGATCCAATTACAGAAGAGCAATAA
- the tpiA gene encoding triose-phosphate isomerase has protein sequence MKKLLIIGNWKMNKTYDEARDFINAFSNAYALNGAKISENIEYGIAPSFTNMSLFNKELLEKTNINLVAQNINENRSGAFTGEISAQMLKSINAKYVIVGHSERRQNYRETNKIVNQKAKAAIENGLIPIICVGESLEEYEAGKTKAVIKKQIKQSLEALDLSKIVVAYEPIWAIGTGKVATAEVAQQICKFIRSITSKDLIIQYGGSVSPSNIENLMKQEDIDGALVGGASLEVDSFFELITFNALK, from the coding sequence ATGAAAAAACTTTTAATTATAGGTAATTGAAAAATGAACAAAACTTATGATGAGGCACGTGATTTTATCAATGCTTTTTCTAATGCATATGCACTTAATGGAGCAAAAATTTCTGAAAATATTGAATATGGAATTGCCCCGTCTTTTACAAATATGTCACTTTTTAACAAAGAATTACTTGAAAAAACTAACATTAATTTAGTAGCTCAAAACATAAATGAAAATCGAAGTGGAGCTTTTACTGGTGAAATTAGTGCACAAATGCTTAAATCAATTAATGCCAAATATGTTATTGTAGGTCATAGCGAAAGAAGACAAAACTATCGAGAAACTAACAAAATTGTTAATCAAAAAGCCAAAGCTGCCATTGAAAATGGACTTATTCCAATTATTTGTGTTGGAGAGAGCTTAGAAGAATATGAAGCTGGAAAAACCAAAGCTGTTATTAAAAAACAAATTAAACAATCTCTTGAAGCTCTTGATCTTTCTAAAATTGTTGTTGCATATGAGCCAATTTGAGCAATAGGAACTGGAAAAGTAGCAACAGCTGAAGTAGCTCAACAAATTTGTAAGTTTATTAGATCAATTACCTCAAAAGATTTAATAATTCAATATGGAGGAAGTGTTAGTCCATCAAATATTGAAAATCTAATGAAACAAGAAGATATAGACGGAGCTTTAGTAGGAGGAGCTTCATTAGAGGTTGATAGTTTTTTTGAACTAATAACCTTTAATGCTTTAAAGTAA
- the holA gene encoding DNA polymerase III subunit delta, which translates to MHLIYGQEEFLIESKTKNIIENQKKDSIVFTFYENFEIDDLLNDIVQKDLFSPNKIIHIKNWKLLENPRPSKVILNKLKLLSEIIENDKSLIFIFSHIGEIEKNFLSDFLLKKASVKHYKKLELNEKIKFIESYVTKNKIKISTVLISYLLINVSSSISIVINEINKLFLENQNITREMIEKSVGFYTKEPNFEFINSIKSRNSNSIWKTFLEQKNSGIEPLDLLKQISSAFILGNKINNIIKLDHSLDQVAKILNVHIYRAKEIFSLIKGFSQNSINEIIELLELTDKRIKTTYMDPEMALDFFILKLIRHYN; encoded by the coding sequence ATGCATTTAATTTATGGACAAGAAGAATTTTTAATTGAATCAAAAACAAAAAACATAATTGAGAATCAAAAAAAAGATTCGATAGTTTTTACATTTTATGAAAACTTTGAAATTGATGATCTTTTAAATGATATTGTTCAAAAAGATCTTTTTAGTCCTAATAAAATAATTCATATTAAAAACTGAAAATTACTTGAAAATCCAAGACCTTCAAAAGTAATTTTAAACAAACTAAAATTGCTTAGCGAAATAATAGAAAATGATAAAAGTTTAATTTTTATTTTTTCTCACATTGGTGAAATTGAAAAAAATTTTTTAAGTGATTTTTTATTAAAAAAAGCTTCAGTAAAACACTATAAAAAACTTGAGTTAAATGAAAAAATTAAATTCATTGAAAGCTATGTTACTAAAAACAAAATTAAAATTTCAACAGTGCTTATTTCTTATTTATTAATCAATGTTTCATCATCTATTTCAATTGTTATAAATGAAATTAATAAACTATTTTTAGAAAACCAAAACATCACTAGAGAAATGATTGAAAAGTCAGTTGGTTTTTATACTAAAGAACCTAACTTTGAATTTATCAATTCAATCAAATCTAGAAATTCAAATTCAATTTGAAAAACATTTTTAGAACAAAAAAATTCAGGAATTGAACCTTTAGATCTTTTAAAACAAATTTCATCAGCTTTTATTTTAGGAAATAAAATTAACAACATCATCAAATTAGATCACTCACTTGATCAAGTTGCTAAAATTTTAAATGTGCACATTTATAGAGCAAAAGAAATTTTTTCTTTAATTAAAGGTTTTAGTCAAAACTCAATTAATGAAATTATCGAATTATTAGAGTTAACTGATAAAAGAATCAAAACTACATATATGGATCCTGAGATGGCTTTAGATTTTTTTATTCTAAAATTAATTAGACACTATAATTAA
- a CDS encoding RNA polymerase sigma factor, which yields MTKNSSSSYNQIINDISKIMKKRKVKTLSQSEIFELLDSEGLFIDEDSSDEFLDVLKEKKILLDEVDPDDLVEVSGDTIENELDDEVDIKKLKSIEKEMLNDDLFNDDDLNDDGDEDFESNIFDDDEIKEYSSKSLQDKNISKLSGEKLKSKLIETNDIVKWYMRWIGKYGTLLTAAEEKQLAIDMKKGGLKGKRAKDKLINRNLRLVINNAKKYKNRGLSFIDLISEGNAGIIKAVQKFDESKGFKFSTYATWWIRQSITRAVADQARTIRIPVHMVETINKIIKIERELQQELGVNPTDEQIAERYGNDYDAKKVRYIRKMNIDPISLDKTVGKENDSFFSDFVKDESVISPIDHAAKEDLNEHLLELLNEQLTEEERVLIMKRYGIGEDENGVPYQVHTFDQLATEKNTSKEKIRQWENKILRRLKATKKRKILKEYLVK from the coding sequence ATGACTAAGAATTCAAGTTCAAGTTACAATCAAATAATAAATGATATTTCTAAAATCATGAAAAAAAGAAAAGTTAAAACTCTATCTCAAAGCGAAATTTTTGAACTTTTAGATAGTGAAGGACTGTTTATCGATGAAGATTCAAGTGATGAGTTTTTAGACGTTTTGAAGGAAAAGAAAATCCTTCTAGATGAAGTTGACCCCGATGATCTAGTGGAAGTTTCTGGTGATACAATCGAAAATGAACTCGATGATGAAGTTGATATCAAAAAACTAAAAAGCATTGAAAAAGAAATGCTTAATGATGATCTTTTTAACGATGATGATTTAAATGATGATGGTGATGAAGACTTTGAAAGTAACATCTTTGATGACGATGAAATCAAAGAGTATAGTTCTAAATCATTACAAGACAAAAACATCTCAAAACTTTCAGGAGAAAAATTAAAAAGTAAGTTAATTGAAACCAATGACATTGTTAAATGGTACATGAGATGAATTGGTAAATATGGAACTCTTTTAACAGCTGCTGAAGAAAAACAACTTGCAATTGATATGAAAAAAGGTGGACTTAAAGGTAAAAGAGCAAAAGATAAGCTAATTAATCGCAACCTTCGTTTAGTTATAAATAATGCTAAAAAATATAAAAATAGAGGACTTTCTTTTATTGACTTAATTTCAGAGGGTAATGCTGGAATTATTAAAGCTGTTCAAAAATTTGATGAATCTAAAGGATTCAAATTTTCAACTTATGCAACTTGATGAATTAGACAATCAATTACAAGAGCAGTAGCCGATCAAGCTAGAACAATTAGAATTCCAGTTCACATGGTTGAGACTATCAATAAAATTATTAAAATTGAAAGAGAACTTCAACAAGAATTAGGAGTCAATCCCACAGATGAGCAAATTGCTGAAAGATATGGAAATGACTACGATGCTAAAAAAGTTCGTTACATAAGAAAAATGAACATAGATCCAATTTCACTTGATAAAACAGTTGGTAAAGAAAATGATTCATTTTTTTCAGACTTTGTTAAAGATGAGAGTGTAATTTCACCAATTGACCATGCTGCAAAAGAAGACTTAAACGAACATTTATTAGAACTTTTAAATGAGCAACTCACTGAAGAAGAAAGAGTCTTAATTATGAAAAGATATGGAATAGGAGAAGATGAAAATGGAGTTCCTTATCAAGTTCATACTTTTGACCAATTAGCAACAGAAAAAAACACTTCTAAAGAAAAAATAAGACAATGGGAAAACAAAATCCTTAGAAGACTTAAAGCTACTAAAAAAAGAAAAATTCTTAAAGAATACTTAGTTAAATAA